The Streptomyces sp. NBC_00659 genomic interval GCACGATGTGCTTGCGGCCCTCGTGCAGGGTCACCTCGACGAGGTAGTTCTTGCCGGTCTGCTCGACGACACGGAAGTGGTCCGCCTTGGCGTACCCGTCCTCCAGCTGGATGCCGTCCTTGAGCCGCTTGCCCAGGTCGCGCGGGATCGGGCCCACGATGTGCGCGAGGTAGACCTTCTTCACGCCGTACTTGGGGTGGGTCAGGCGGTGCGCCAGCTCGCCGTGGTTGGTGAGCAGGATGACACCCTCGGTCTCGGTGTCGAGCCGGCCCACGTGGAAGAGCCGCGTCTCGCGGTTCGTCACGTAGTCGCCGAGGCACTGGCGGCCCTCGTTGTCCTCCATCGTGGAGACGACACCGGCCGGCTTGTTCAGCGAGAAGAACTGGTACGACTGCGTCGCGACCGTCAGGCCGTCGACCTTGATCTCGTCCTTCTCCGTGTCGACGCGGAGCCCCTGCTCCATGACGATCTCGCCGTTGACCTCGACCCTGGCCTGGTCGACCAGCTCCTCGCAGGCACGCCGGGAGCCGTAGCCCGCTCGCGCGAGGATCTTCTGGAGGCGCTCGCCCTCCTCCTCGGCGCCCGGGAACGTCTTGGGCAGCTTGATGTCCGGCTTGCCCGCGTACCGGTCCCGGTTGCGCTCCTCGGTCCGCGTCTCGTACTCACGGGAGCGCGCGGGCTCGGTGCGGCCGCCGCGCTGCTGGCCCTGCTTGGGGCCGCCCTTGGCGCCACCGCGCGCGGAGGCTCCGCGACCGGACTTCGGGCCTTCGTGCGTGCCGCCGGGGCCTACGTCGTAGCGACGCTCCTCGGGACGGGGCTTGCTGGGACGCTTCGGCTGGTCGTCGCGCCCCTGCGCCGAGCTCCTCGGCTGGAAGCCGCTCCCGCCGGTTCCCCGCGAGCCGCTCCCGCCGCTGCCGCGCGAGCCGCCGCCGCTCCCGCCGCGCGAGCCACTGCCACCGCCGGCCCCACGCGAGCCACCGCCGCCACCGCCGGCCCCACGGGAGCCACCGCCGCCACCGCCGGCCCCACGGGAGCCACCGCCACCGCCGCCGGCCCCACGGGAGCCACCGCCACCGCCGCTCCCGCCGGTTCCCCGCGGGTTGCCGCGCCCGCTGTTCCTGCCACTGCCGCCACTGCCGCTGCCACTGCTTCGCATCAAAGTTCCGTCGTCGTCGTGTCGTCTGCGTCTGCGTCCGGTGCATCCGGATCGAACGACGGGACCCCTTCCAGCGTCTCGGCCTCGATCGCGTCCGCCTCGGGGAGGAAGGGCGCGAGCTCCGGGAGCTCGTCCAGACCACGCAGGCCCATTCGCTCCAGGAAGTAGTTCGTCGTCGTGTACAGGATCGCACCTGTTTCGGGTTCCGTGCCCGCCTCCTCGACCAGACCGCGCTGGAGGAGGGTCCGCATCACACCGTCACAGTTGACTCCGCGGACCGCGGAGACCCTGGACCGGCTGACCGGCTGGCGGTACGCGACGACGGCGAGCGTCTCCAGGGCCGCCTGGGTGAGCCGGGCCTGCTGGCCGTCCAGGACGAAGCGTTCGACGGCGCTCGCGTACGCGGGACGCGAGTAGAAGCGCCAGCCGCCCGCGATCAGTCTGAGCTCGAATCCGCGGCCCTGGACGGTGTACTCGTCGGCCAGGGCGCGCAGCGCGTCCGCGACCTGCCGCCGGGGCCGCTCCAGGATCTTGGCCAGGTGTTCCTCGGTGGCCGGCTCGTCCACGACCATCAGGACGGCCTCCAGGGCGGCCCCGAGATCGAGGTCGGCGACGGTGGGCGGCCCCGCGGGGGTGCCGGTGCTCTCCTCGCTCACGCCTTCTCCTTCTCGCTCCCGCGCCCTGCCGCGTCCTTCGCCCCGCCCTTCGCCTCGCCCTTCGCCGTTTCCGCCGGCCGGTCGAACTCGTCCGTCACCCGCGGACCCTCGCCGTCCACCCCGCCCGTCCAGCGCACCAGGAGGTCCCCGAGAGCCTCCTCCTGGTCCAGGGCGACGGCCTTCTCCCGGTAGAGCTCCAGCAGGGCCAGGAAGCGGGCGACCACGGTGAGGGTGTCGTCGGTGTCCTCCACGAGCGAGCGGAAGCTCGCCTCGCCGAGTTCCCGCAGCCGCGCCATCACGATCCGGGCCTGTTCCTGCACGCTGACGAGCGGCGCGTGGATGTGGTCGACGTACACCTGGGGCTTGGGCCTGGGCTGCATCGCCTTCACGGCGAGCCTCGCGAAGCCCTCGGCCCCGATGCTGATGACGACCTCGGGCAGCAGTTCGGCGTACTGCGCCTCCAGGCCGACGGTACGGGGGTAGCGGCGGGCCTCCTCGTCGAGGCGCGCGTTGAAGATGTCCGCGATCTGTTTGTACGCGCGGTACTGCAGCAGCCGCGCGAAGAGCAGGTCCCGTGCCTCCAGCAGGGCCAGATCGGCCTCGTCCTCGACCTCGGCGGCGGGCAGCAGCCGGGCCGCCTTCAGGTCGAGCAGGGTCGCCGCGACGACCAGGAACTCGGTCGTCTGGTCGAGATCCCAGTCCGGGCCCATCGCCCGGATGTGTGCCATGAACTCGTCGGTGACCTTGGACAGCGCCACTTCGGTCACATCGAGCTTGTGCTTGGAGATGAGCTGGAGCAGCAGGTCGAAGGGCCCCTCGAAATTCGAGAGCCGCACCTTGAAGACACCGCTCCCGGAATCGGCGGGAGCGCCGCCGGAATCCTCGTCGGCCGAGGGGGCCTCTCCGGCGCCCGCGCCGTCCGTACCGGGCCGCGGGGGGTCGCCGGGTGCCGTGGGCGCCTCGGTCGTCCCTCCGCCGCCCTCGGGCGGCTCCGCCGGCCCTTCCGGCGCCACGGAGGGCGCGGTGGGGCCTTCAGGCGTCCCCGGGGGCTCGGCCGGTGTCCCGGGCCCGCCGGGCCTCCCGGCGCCCTCCCGGGGCGTCTCGGGCGGCTCTGCGGGGGCCTTCGGGGGTTCGGCCGACGGGCCGGGCGGGACGGAAGGCTCAGGCGGTGCCTCGACCGGCCCCGGCGCGGTGCCGGGACCGCGCCCCAGCGCGCGCCGACGGCCGCCGGAGGCGGCTGACGGGGGCGGGACGTTCGAGGTCATAACCGTCGAAGGCTACCGCTACCGCCCGCGCAGTCGCCGGACGAGAATGCTCGCGTCCCCGCGGGACTCCAGATCCGCCAGGACCACGGCGACCGCCTCGCGGACGATCCTCCCGCGGTCGACGGCGAGACCGTGTTCGCCGCGGAGCACCAGGCGCGCGTGTTCGAGGTCCATCAGTTCCTCGGCGGACACGTACACCGTGATCTTCTCGTCGTGCCGTTCCCGCCCGCTGGGCCGGCGGTTCGCGGCGCGTCCCCGCTTGCGGGACGACTGCACGGACGTGGAAGGGGCGGCAGAACCTTCCTGCGCCGGCCGGCCGCGCCCCGAACGGTCCGGGGCGCCGGCCCGGCTGCGGGACTCCCCCGCGTCGGACGACTCGGTGCCGGCGGCGACGTGTTCGTCGCCCTCGCCGTCACCGCCCTGGACGGGTACCGACTGGGGCGCGTCCTCCCCGGCCGCCGCGTCGCTCTCGCCGGCCGGAGCCGGCACCCGGGCCTCGCCGTTGGTGCGGCGGCTGGGGGTGGACGACTGGAGCGCCATGCCCCCGGTGGTACGGAACAGTTCGTCGGCCCCCGGCAGACTCACTCGGCGTGACACCGGGCGAGCACCTCCCTGGCGAGCTGGCGATAGGCGGCGGCGCCGACGGAGTTGGAGGCGTAGGTGGTGATCGGCTCACCGGCGACCGTGGTCTCCGGGAAGCGGACGGTCCGGCCGATCACGGTGTGGTAGACGTGCTCGTCGAAGGCCTCGACGACGCGCGCGAGCACCTCACGGCTGTGCACCGTGCGGGAGTCGTACATCGTGGCGAGGATGCCGTCGAGCTCCAGATCGGGGTTGAGCCGTTCCTGGACCTTCTCGATCGTCTCGGTGAGCAGCGCGACACCGCGCAGCGCGAAGAACTCGCACTCCAGCGGCACGATCACCTTGTGTGCCGCCGTCAGCGCGTTCACGGTGAGCAGGCCGAGCGAGGGCTGGCAGTCGATCACGATGTAGTCGTAGTCGGCCAACAGCGGCTTCAGGGCGCGCTGGAGCGTGGACTCGCGGGCGACCTCGCTCACCAGTTGCACTTCGGCGGCGGACAGGTCGATGTTGCTGGGCAGCAGGTCCATGTTCGGGACCGCCGTCTTCAGGAGCACCTCGTCGGCCGCCATGCCCCGCTCCATGAGCAGGTTGTAGACGGTGAGGTCGAGCTCCATCGGGTTGACGCCGAGTCCCACGGACAGCGCGCCCTGCGGGTCGAAGTCGACGAGCAGCACCCGGCGTCCGTACTCCGCGAGCGCGGCACCCAGGTTGATGGTCGACGTGGTCTTGCCCACGCCGCCCTTCTGGTTGCACATCGCGATGATCGTCGCGGGGCCGTGACTGGTCAGCGGACCCGGGATCGGGAAGTAGGGCAGCGGGCGCCCCGTCGGGCCGATGCGCTCACGGCGCTGACGGGCCGCGTCGGGCGCGAGCGTGGCCGCGTACTCCGGATCGGGCTCGTACTCGGCGTCGGGGTCGTAGAAGTGCCCCTCGGGCAGTTCGTCGTAGTCGGCGAAGTGGGTGTGGTTCCCGCCACTTCCGTTGCCGGCCATGGCGTTCACGTGATGGCCATCCATGCTCGGGTGTGCTGTCTGAGTCGTCCGGGGACTCTGATGGGCTGCGAAGGTGCGGACAGCGACGGAGCCGACAGCCTCGAGCCCCGTGGGGCTCTGGCCCCGCGCCGGCATTCCTGGTTGACCACCCCCGGGAGTAAATGTCGACTCATTCACAAGTCGTCTTACCTCCTTGGTGACCAGGGAACTTCTCGATAGGTCAGCGTGGCACCATGCCGACGATTGGCGACTCTATGGCGTGTCACCGCTCCGCAGCAACACAATCCGCCGGACCCGACCCGATGTGTCGGCAACCGAACATCCCTCTGTCAAGGGCGTAAGGCCGTCGCACGGCAGGTTTCACCGGTGTGCGAATCGGTTGAAGAGTTACGTTCGTGGCGAGTTGAACGAGTGCCGCAAAGTGACCCGACACACACCGGGCCGGACCTTGTCGGGCAAGGTCCGGCCGGGTGTGCGTTGTTGACGACCCGTGTTGACGTATCGCCTTTTCTCGGCGCCGAGTCGACAGCCGATGCCGGCCCCCGGAGTCACCCCCGGAGCCGTCGGGAAACTCAGCCGAGCAGGCTCTCCAGCGCGACGTGCTCCAGCCCGTGGGCCTCGGCGACCTCGCGGTAAACAACCTTGCCGTCATGGGTGTTGAGGCCCTTGGCCAGTGCGTTGTCACGGCGCAGGGCCTCGGTCCAGCCGCGGTCGGCGAGCTCGACGATGTACGGCAGTGTGGCGTTGGTCAGCGCGTACGTCGAGGTGTTGGGGACCGCGCCGGGCATGTTGGCGACGCAGTAGAAGACCGAATTGTGGACCGGGAAGGTCGGCTCGGCGTGCGTGGTGGGACGCGAGTCCTCGAAGCAGCCGCCCTGGTCGATCGCGATGTCGACAAGGACACTCCCGGGCTTCATCCGCGCGACGAGCTCGTTGGTGACCAGCTTCGGCGCCTTGGCGCCGGGGATCAGGACGGCACCGATCACGAGGTCGGCCTCGAGGCAGGCCTTCTCCAGCTCGAAGGAGTTGGACATGACGGCCTTGACCTTCGTGCCGAAGATCTTGTCGGCCTCGCGCAGCTTGTTGATGTCGCGGTCGAGCAGCGTCACCTCGAAGCCCATGCCGATGGCGATCTGCGCGGCGTTCCAGCCGGAGACACCGCCGCCGATGACGACGGCCTTGGCCGGCAGCACACCCGGGACACCGCCGGGCAGGACGCCGCGGCCGCCGTTGGCGCGCATCAGGTGGTAGGCGCCGACCTGCGGGGCGAGACGGCCCGCGACCTCGGACATCGGGGCGAGCAGCGGCAGGGCGCGGTTCGGCAGTTCGACGGTCTCGTAGGCGATCGCCGTGGTGCCGGACTCCAGGAGGGCGTCCGTGCACTCCTTGGAAGCGGCCAGGTGCAGGTAGGTGAAGAGCGTCTGGTCCTTGCGGAGGCGGTGGTACTCCTCCGCGACGGGCTCCTTGACCTTCAGCAGCAGGTCGGCGGTGGCCCAGACCTCGTCGGCGGTGGACAGGATCTGCGCTCCGGCGGAGACGTACTCCTCGTCCGTGATCGAGGAGCCGACACCGGCGTTCTGCTCGACGAAGACCTGGTGGCCGTGGCGCACGAGCTCGTGCACACCGGCGGGGGTGATGGCCACCCGGAACTCGTTGTTCTTGACCTCGCGGGGGATGCCGACCTTCACGTCGATCACGGTCCTTGACTCAGAGGGCTCTGGGGAATGCATGCCGAGGCGATGCAAGCCAGGCAATGCATGTCATACCCGACGCACGGGAGCACACCGGGAGACACCACGGAAGAACGCGGCGGAGCCAGTCTAATGAAGGGATTCCCGCTGTCTAGCCTTTCAATGCGTCAATCTTCAGCGGATGAACTGCGGATTTCGTAGGCGTTAGCGTCGCGTTCCCCTCCGGACGCACTCTCCGGGAGCTCATCTCCCAGCATGCGCTCGGCCGCCGCTCGGTGCAGCCGGGCGGCCGCCGGGTCGCCGAGCCGGTCCAGGGTGTCGGCCAGCCTGACCTGGAGCGCGGCCTGCAGACGTACGTCGTCCGCGCGGCGCGCCCACTCGACGGCTTCCTGGCAGGTGCGCAGCGACTCCTCGGGACGTCCCGCGTACTCCTGGACCCGGGCCATCTCGCTCAACGCCCTTGCCTGGGAGGCGACATCACCGTTCTTGCGGTGCCAGGCGACCGCGGCGCGCCAGTTGACCTGCGCCTCTCCGTAGCGGCCCGCGTAGGTGTGCGCGGTGGCGATAC includes:
- a CDS encoding pseudouridine synthase — protein: MRSSGSGSGGSGRNSGRGNPRGTGGSGGGGGSRGAGGGGGGSRGAGGGGGGSRGAGGGGGGSRGAGGGSGSRGGSGGGSRGSGGSGSRGTGGSGFQPRSSAQGRDDQPKRPSKPRPEERRYDVGPGGTHEGPKSGRGASARGGAKGGPKQGQQRGGRTEPARSREYETRTEERNRDRYAGKPDIKLPKTFPGAEEEGERLQKILARAGYGSRRACEELVDQARVEVNGEIVMEQGLRVDTEKDEIKVDGLTVATQSYQFFSLNKPAGVVSTMEDNEGRQCLGDYVTNRETRLFHVGRLDTETEGVILLTNHGELAHRLTHPKYGVKKVYLAHIVGPIPRDLGKRLKDGIQLEDGYAKADHFRVVEQTGKNYLVEVTLHEGRKHIVRRMLAEAGFPVDKLVRVAFGPITLGDQKSGWLRRLSNTEVGMLMAEVGL
- the scpB gene encoding SMC-Scp complex subunit ScpB translates to MSEESTGTPAGPPTVADLDLGAALEAVLMVVDEPATEEHLAKILERPRRQVADALRALADEYTVQGRGFELRLIAGGWRFYSRPAYASAVERFVLDGQQARLTQAALETLAVVAYRQPVSRSRVSAVRGVNCDGVMRTLLQRGLVEEAGTEPETGAILYTTTNYFLERMGLRGLDELPELAPFLPEADAIEAETLEGVPSFDPDAPDADADDTTTTEL
- a CDS encoding segregation and condensation protein A, with amino-acid sequence MTSNVPPPSAASGGRRRALGRGPGTAPGPVEAPPEPSVPPGPSAEPPKAPAEPPETPREGAGRPGGPGTPAEPPGTPEGPTAPSVAPEGPAEPPEGGGGTTEAPTAPGDPPRPGTDGAGAGEAPSADEDSGGAPADSGSGVFKVRLSNFEGPFDLLLQLISKHKLDVTEVALSKVTDEFMAHIRAMGPDWDLDQTTEFLVVAATLLDLKAARLLPAAEVEDEADLALLEARDLLFARLLQYRAYKQIADIFNARLDEEARRYPRTVGLEAQYAELLPEVVISIGAEGFARLAVKAMQPRPKPQVYVDHIHAPLVSVQEQARIVMARLRELGEASFRSLVEDTDDTLTVVARFLALLELYREKAVALDQEEALGDLLVRWTGGVDGEGPRVTDEFDRPAETAKGEAKGGAKDAAGRGSEKEKA
- a CDS encoding ParA family protein: MPARGQSPTGLEAVGSVAVRTFAAHQSPRTTQTAHPSMDGHHVNAMAGNGSGGNHTHFADYDELPEGHFYDPDAEYEPDPEYAATLAPDAARQRRERIGPTGRPLPYFPIPGPLTSHGPATIIAMCNQKGGVGKTTSTINLGAALAEYGRRVLLVDFDPQGALSVGLGVNPMELDLTVYNLLMERGMAADEVLLKTAVPNMDLLPSNIDLSAAEVQLVSEVARESTLQRALKPLLADYDYIVIDCQPSLGLLTVNALTAAHKVIVPLECEFFALRGVALLTETIEKVQERLNPDLELDGILATMYDSRTVHSREVLARVVEAFDEHVYHTVIGRTVRFPETTVAGEPITTYASNSVGAAAYRQLAREVLARCHAE
- the ald gene encoding alanine dehydrogenase, encoding MIDVKVGIPREVKNNEFRVAITPAGVHELVRHGHQVFVEQNAGVGSSITDEEYVSAGAQILSTADEVWATADLLLKVKEPVAEEYHRLRKDQTLFTYLHLAASKECTDALLESGTTAIAYETVELPNRALPLLAPMSEVAGRLAPQVGAYHLMRANGGRGVLPGGVPGVLPAKAVVIGGGVSGWNAAQIAIGMGFEVTLLDRDINKLREADKIFGTKVKAVMSNSFELEKACLEADLVIGAVLIPGAKAPKLVTNELVARMKPGSVLVDIAIDQGGCFEDSRPTTHAEPTFPVHNSVFYCVANMPGAVPNTSTYALTNATLPYIVELADRGWTEALRRDNALAKGLNTHDGKVVYREVAEAHGLEHVALESLLG